In Drosophila bipectinata strain 14024-0381.07 chromosome 2R, DbipHiC1v2, whole genome shotgun sequence, one genomic interval encodes:
- the LOC108121378 gene encoding uridine phosphorylase 1, with protein MSRNKGGSDKCACRLVKEVNQLKTVVNAQSKVLAKLVRQMKEGCKKKDEDEDGCTICGLNPCIKCLNPDVLYHLGLNTDTTDFPKVFGDVKFVCMGGTPGRMEAFAYYVMQEIGLKLNPATKLTDMAESGKRYGMFKVGPVLCASHGMGCPSISILLHELIKTMYHAKCKDPVFIRMGTCGGLGISPGTVVISSEAVSAKLEPVHEIIVHGNSVLHPSQLDEGLANEIKSCHDPCQDKFDVVIGRTMCAHDFYEGQSRLDGAFCEYTPDAKMAYLEQLQAQGVTNIEMESLAFAALTSRANIRSAVVCVAILNRLEGDQITTPHDILSGFDKRPATLVARYIRKVLYPVEDSDEASEAESEEGGGGAGDSKPPPPAEEEAE; from the exons atgtccCGCAATAAGGGTGGTAGCGATAAATGCGCCTGCCGGCTGGTCAAGGAGGTTAACCAACTAAAGA CCGTCGTCAATGCCCAGAGCAAGGTCCTGGCCAAGCTGGTGCGCCAAATGAAGGAAGGCTGCAAGAAGAAGGACGAGGATGAAGATGGGTGCACCATTTGCGGTCTGAATCCTTGCATCAAATGCCTGAATCCGGATGTTCTCTACCATCTTGGACTGAATACCGATACCACGGACTTTCCAAAGGTGTTCGGGGATGTAAAG TTCGTTTGCATGGGCGGGACACCGGGGCGGATGGAGGCCTTTGCCTATTATGTAATGCAGGAGATAGGACTGAAGCTGAATCCGGCAACGAAGCTCACCGACATGGCAGAGTCCGGTAAACGTTACGGCATGTTCAAAGTGGGACCCGTTCTCTGTGCCAGCCACGGCATGGGCTGTCCCTCCATCTCGATCCTGCTCCACGAACTCATCAAGACGATGTACCACGCCAAGTGCAAAGATCCAGTCTTTATTCGGATGGGAACATGCGGAGGTCTTGGCATTAGTCCCGGCACTGTGGTGATCTCCTCAGAGGCGGTGAGCGCCAAGCTAGAGCCCGTCCACGAGATAATAGTGCATGGCAACAGCGTGCTGCATCCCAGCCAGCTGGACGAGGGCTTAGCCAATGAAATCAAGTCGTGCCACGATCCCTGCCAGGACAAGTTCGATGTGGTAATTGGACGGACCATGTGTGCCCACGACTTTTACGAAGGCCAGTCCCGGTTAGATGGTGCCTTCTGCGAGTACACGCCCGACGCCAAAATGGCCTACCTGGAGCAGTTGCAGGCTCAGGGTGTTACGAACATCGAGATGGAGAGCCTGGCGTTCGCGGCCCTAACCAGTCGGGCCAACATCCGGTCAGCTGTGGTGTGTGTCGCCATTCTTAATCGCCTGGAAGGAGATCAG ATTACAACACCGCATGACATCCTAAGCGGATTTGATAAGCGTCCTGCTACCCTCGTTGCTCGCTATATAAGAAAAGTTCTGTACCCCGTCGAGGACTCTGATGAGGCATCCGAGGCGGAGTCTGAGGAAGGTGGCGGAGGTGCTGGAGACAGCAAGCCACCACCACCTGCCGAAGAGGAAGCTGAATAG